The Panicum virgatum strain AP13 chromosome 5K, P.virgatum_v5, whole genome shotgun sequence genome has a window encoding:
- the LOC120709751 gene encoding uncharacterized protein LOC120709751, whose product MGPNSAVYEKKSYSDTFTEFYQVFGHENDHKAPSFVEVEKWLSGEGKNSIDDKWLKIWLMFAISTFLCPTSSPKLCVRAFHSISITEEIKGYNWCKLEVDRLIKGIAKFKSGKRKFVSGCLFFLTILYLDSLDVGDIVNNDLEVRAAAWTGQLVSKVCLMDKLSETQFGKLQLKPEHLRTTMIPPERIQQFIDSNMPESVIVGYNSKKHMQKEVKQTLVPLKVPGRGGRR is encoded by the exons ATGGGCCCGAACTCTGCCGTTTATGAAAAGAAGAGTTATTCTGATACATTCACTGAGTTCTATCAAGTTTTCGGCCATGAGAATGATCATAAGGCACCATCATTTGTAGAAGTTGAAAAATGGTTGTCTGGTGAGGGAAAGAATTCAATAGATGACAAATGGTTGAAGATTTGGCTAATGTTTGCAATTAGCACCTTCTTGTGCCCAACATCAAGCCCAAAGTTGTGTGTGAGggctttccattccatttcaatCACCGAAGAGATTAAAGGATACAACTGGTGCAAACTAGAAGTGGACAGACTCATTAAAGGAATTGCAAAGTTTAAGTCTGGGAAGCGAAAGTTTGTGTCCGGGTGCCTCTTCTTCCTTACC ATATTGTATCTAGATTCACTTGATGTTGGTGATATCGTTAACAACGACTTGGAAGTAAGAGCCGCTGCGTGGACGGGACAACTCGTCTCCAAAGTCTGCCTCATGGATAAGCTCTCCGAGACTCAGTTCGGCAAACTACAA CTAAAGCCAGAACATTTAAGAACAACGATGATCCCACCAGAAAGGATCCAACAATTCATCGATTCAAACATGCCAGAATCGGTCATTGTT GGGTACAACAGCAAGAAGCACATGCAGAAGGAGGTCAAGCAGACCCTAGTACCTCTAAAGGTACCCGGGAG AGGGGGACGAAGATGA
- the LOC120709752 gene encoding uncharacterized protein LOC120709752 yields the protein MVMGRSLGTNAMHLGTYVLSQDPRKKRTKIMSPWVSIQMMTGPMNSNIVRNAFEFRDSNYEMILFPVHQENIAQPGGDGHWFTFAVNILDKKFQIIDSLRNSDNAELRWKTNQVYAKVITLWNKYTSKVQGCKIPTIYNFETQFIEGYKQFGIHDCGLFTLKAIEHWDGHNLPNMMEFDEMKLRKRVLHMWFHSPANKLENKTELFSKGKGKMANQ from the exons ATGGTTATGGGGAGATCACTAGGCACCAACGCCATGCATCTCGGGACTTACGTCCTATCACAGGACCCTAGAAAGAAGAGGACAAAGATAATGTCCCCATGGGTGTCG ATCCAAATGATGACAGGGCCCATGAACAGCAACATTGTCAGGAACGCTTTTGAGTTTCGCGATTCAAACTATGAAATG ATACTCTTTCCCGTGCACCAAGAGAATATAGCGCAGCCGGGCGGCGATGGCCACTGGTTCACATTTGCTGTAAATATTCTAGATAAGAAGTTTCAAATCATAGACTCTCTAAGGAACAGCGACAATGCTGAATTGAGATGGAAAACCAATCAGGTGTATGCAAAAGTGATTACCCTATGGAACAAGTACACATCTAAGGTTCAGGGGTGCAAGATTCCCACCATTTACAACTTCGAGACGCAGTTCATTGAGGGGTACAAGCAATTCGGGAT TCATGACTGCGGTCTGTTCACCCTCAAGGCTATAGAGCACTGGGATGGACACAACCTCCCAAATATGATGGAGTTTGATGAAATGAAGCTGAGGAAGCGAGTTCTTCATATGTGGTTTCATAGCCCGGCCAACAAGCTAGAGAATAAGACTGAACTATTCTcaaagggaaagggaaagatGGCAAATCAGTAG